A genomic region of Exiguobacterium oxidotolerans JCM 12280 contains the following coding sequences:
- a CDS encoding rhodanese-like domain-containing protein has product MKNMSTTELEQTLQTDASIQLIDVRETDEYAGGHIEQAKNVPLSELTERTAELDAKQPIHVICLSGGRSMNASMYLEQAGFDVTNVDGGMMSWEGNVTR; this is encoded by the coding sequence ATGAAAAACATGTCGACGACTGAACTTGAACAAACACTTCAAACGGATGCATCCATCCAGTTGATTGATGTCCGGGAAACGGATGAATACGCAGGTGGTCATATCGAACAAGCTAAAAATGTTCCGCTATCTGAATTGACGGAACGTACGGCTGAACTGGATGCGAAACAACCGATTCACGTCATTTGCTTATCTGGTGGACGGAGTATGAATGCTTCGATGTATTTGGAGCAAGCGGGCTTCGACGTCACGAACGTCGACGGCGGAATGATGAGCTGGGAAGGAAACGTCACACGCTAA
- a CDS encoding MBL fold metallo-hydrolase has product MLLRYFYDEKLAQASYMVGCQKTGEAIVIDPARNIEPYLKEAEKEGLRISATAETHIHADFVSGTREFAKRLGTTAYLSDEGDASWKYGFASEIDACLVKDGETFKVGNVTLEVMHTPGHTPEHISFVLYDRDQTVPMGIFTGDFVFVGDIGRPDLLEEAAGIQGTTALGAKQMFQSLKRFKQLPDFTQVWPGHGAGSACGKALGAVPTSTVGYEKATNWALQMEDEAAFVKELTTDQPEPPNYFAMMKKVNKEGIAVTTGIDRPRLAEANTVGELVKTMQVVDTRDGKTFGAGHVPGTINIPYNSKFVAWAGWLVDFNQDIAILAAADQLETIQTDLQSIGLDRFVTLIDVEELTAGQLTESYPDWTADKAIAAAEAGDVYVLDVRNKTEWEESHYEQAHRILLGKLASRHEELPSDQPIAVHCASGVRSRMAVSVLQSIGVKNVINIDGGYAAIEDVLDGSKIATTR; this is encoded by the coding sequence ATGTTATTACGCTATTTCTATGATGAAAAATTAGCACAAGCTTCATATATGGTAGGGTGCCAGAAGACGGGGGAAGCGATCGTCATCGATCCGGCACGAAACATCGAACCGTACCTCAAAGAAGCGGAAAAAGAAGGGCTTCGAATTTCGGCGACAGCGGAAACACACATTCATGCTGATTTCGTTTCTGGGACACGCGAATTCGCGAAACGTCTCGGAACGACAGCTTATCTATCAGATGAAGGCGATGCTTCTTGGAAGTATGGTTTTGCTTCAGAGATTGATGCCTGTCTCGTCAAAGACGGGGAGACGTTCAAAGTCGGGAATGTGACGCTTGAAGTCATGCATACACCAGGTCATACGCCGGAACATATCTCGTTTGTCTTATACGATCGTGATCAAACGGTTCCGATGGGAATATTTACGGGCGACTTCGTCTTCGTCGGCGATATCGGACGTCCGGATTTACTGGAAGAAGCTGCCGGTATTCAAGGAACGACAGCCCTTGGTGCGAAGCAAATGTTCCAGTCCTTGAAACGCTTCAAACAATTGCCTGACTTCACACAAGTCTGGCCAGGACACGGTGCAGGAAGCGCGTGCGGGAAAGCACTCGGTGCTGTTCCGACATCAACGGTCGGCTACGAAAAAGCGACGAACTGGGCACTCCAGATGGAGGATGAAGCAGCATTCGTCAAAGAATTGACAACGGATCAACCAGAACCACCGAACTACTTCGCGATGATGAAAAAAGTGAATAAGGAAGGCATTGCCGTGACGACAGGAATCGATCGTCCACGCCTTGCTGAAGCGAACACGGTGGGAGAACTCGTCAAGACGATGCAAGTCGTCGATACACGAGACGGAAAAACATTCGGTGCCGGACATGTGCCGGGGACAATCAACATTCCTTACAATTCGAAATTCGTTGCCTGGGCAGGCTGGTTAGTCGATTTCAATCAGGATATCGCCATCCTCGCGGCAGCGGATCAACTGGAAACGATTCAAACGGATTTACAATCGATCGGACTGGATCGTTTCGTGACATTGATTGATGTCGAAGAACTCACAGCGGGTCAGTTAACAGAAAGTTATCCAGACTGGACAGCCGACAAAGCCATCGCAGCAGCTGAAGCCGGTGACGTCTATGTCCTTGACGTCCGTAATAAAACGGAGTGGGAGGAGAGCCATTATGAACAGGCTCACCGGATTTTACTTGGAAAACTCGCGTCACGTCATGAAGAACTTCCGAGCGACCAACCGATTGCTGTCCACTGTGCATCAGGGGTTCGGTCACGGATGGCGGTCAGCGTCCTCCAATCAATCGGTGTGAAGAATGTGATTAACATCGACGGTGGGTATGCAGCGATTGAAGACGTCTTAGATGGTTCTAAAATAGCAACGACACGTTAA
- a CDS encoding mechanosensitive ion channel, translated as MNNFWNTTSFDANGILGTLGNILGALIVFLIGWLIAKLIANGIQKALEKSGVVEKLMPEKSAESKTEKKKWTPEKVIGTVIFWVVMVFVLILVFNILNLGIIAAPLADTMSTLLGAIPNILKAALVLLFAYVLAVVLRMIIVKGGTKLMANEKVRSNKMLQGQTDLSNYPKIAGDIVFYLVLLIFLPGVLDALNISSVSEPFSQLLSSFLSFIPRLIAAAAIFFVGYLVAKIVRDIVTNFLHAVGTDKFASRFNLGTNDQKDKKSLSSILGTVVFILILIPITISALDQLNIKGISEPAINMLNDVLGMIPNIIIGVVLILVGLYVGRFVKKFVADLLSRLGFDNLTRHLKIGNWDANNTSTSPSSIVGSLVEIIIVVLFVVEAFNLIGLDFMVDLGRAVLAFLPSVLTAIVILAIGIIVSNLVKRTMDSLFAKSDLKVLSSVAKYAILALAVFMALDQLGVAATIVNSAFILILGAVALAFGLAFGLGGRDNASRYLDRLQKKAENADIDTSNLSSNNTPSASTKPSLKDAAKGAASNAADDVTPDRAPRASRSTESTDEKPTHGKPKGALPENDLAQQDDYPIDPDLGPNLDHPNDRP; from the coding sequence ATGAACAACTTTTGGAACACGACGTCATTTGACGCAAACGGGATTCTTGGAACTCTCGGAAATATTTTAGGTGCATTGATCGTATTCCTGATTGGATGGCTGATCGCGAAATTGATTGCGAATGGCATTCAAAAAGCACTAGAAAAATCAGGTGTCGTCGAGAAATTGATGCCAGAAAAGTCAGCTGAATCGAAAACGGAGAAAAAGAAATGGACGCCAGAAAAAGTTATCGGCACAGTCATTTTTTGGGTCGTGATGGTTTTTGTACTAATTTTAGTATTCAATATTCTTAACCTCGGAATCATCGCAGCACCGCTCGCAGACACGATGAGTACGTTGCTTGGTGCCATCCCGAATATCTTGAAAGCAGCACTTGTTCTATTATTCGCCTATGTTCTTGCCGTCGTCTTACGGATGATCATCGTCAAAGGCGGAACGAAGTTGATGGCGAATGAAAAAGTTCGGTCAAATAAAATGTTGCAAGGACAAACCGATTTATCGAACTATCCGAAAATTGCTGGAGACATCGTCTTTTACTTGGTCTTGTTGATTTTCCTACCAGGTGTACTCGATGCCTTGAACATCAGTAGTGTTTCGGAACCGTTCAGTCAACTATTATCGTCATTCCTTAGTTTCATCCCACGTCTGATTGCTGCTGCAGCTATCTTCTTCGTCGGATACCTTGTTGCGAAAATCGTCCGCGATATCGTGACGAACTTTCTTCATGCAGTTGGAACAGATAAATTTGCTTCACGCTTTAATTTAGGTACAAACGATCAAAAAGATAAAAAATCCCTTTCTTCTATTTTGGGAACAGTCGTCTTCATCTTAATTTTGATTCCAATCACGATTTCAGCACTGGATCAACTTAATATTAAAGGAATATCAGAACCCGCGATTAACATGCTAAATGATGTACTTGGGATGATTCCGAACATCATCATCGGTGTCGTCTTAATTCTTGTTGGTCTTTATGTCGGACGTTTCGTCAAGAAATTCGTCGCGGATCTCTTGTCACGCCTTGGATTTGATAACTTGACACGTCACCTGAAAATCGGTAACTGGGATGCGAATAATACGTCGACATCGCCATCATCGATTGTTGGCTCACTCGTTGAAATTATTATCGTCGTCCTGTTCGTCGTCGAAGCCTTCAATCTGATTGGTCTTGACTTCATGGTCGATCTCGGACGAGCTGTTCTTGCTTTCCTTCCGAGCGTCTTGACGGCAATCGTCATCTTGGCGATTGGTATCATCGTCAGCAACTTGGTGAAACGTACGATGGATAGCTTGTTTGCGAAATCCGATTTAAAAGTACTTTCAAGCGTCGCGAAGTACGCTATCCTTGCTCTTGCTGTCTTCATGGCCCTTGATCAGCTTGGAGTTGCGGCAACAATCGTCAACTCCGCGTTCATCTTGATTCTCGGAGCAGTTGCCCTTGCCTTCGGTCTCGCCTTTGGTTTAGGTGGTCGTGATAATGCGTCACGTTATCTTGATCGTCTCCAGAAAAAAGCGGAAAACGCAGACATCGACACATCTAACTTATCATCAAACAACACACCGTCTGCGTCAACAAAACCTAGCTTAAAAGATGCAGCAAAAGGTGCAGCATCGAACGCAGCAGACGATGTCACGCCAGACCGTGCCCCACGTGCTTCCCGTTCGACGGAATCGACTGATGAGAAACCGACGCACGGTAAGCCGAAAGGTGCGCTTCCTGAAAATGATTTGGCACAACAGGATGATTATCCGATTGACCCGGATCTTGGACCGAACCTCGATCATCCGAATGATCGTCCGTAA
- a CDS encoding amino acid permease: MSLLRKKDVSVMMENKSHSKLARHLSGFDLILLGIGAIIGTGIFVLTGTGALYAGPALPVSFIISAIVCALAALCYAEFSSMIPVSGSVYTYTYATIGELVAWIIGWCLILEYGLASSAVATGWSGYFQSLLSGFGIELPTALRAAPGAVPGSDTFFNLPAFLILMVITFLLSLGIKETKRVNNVMVLVKVAVVILFIVVGIWYVEPSNYTPFAPFGISGVLQASAIAFFAYLGFDAVTSAAEEVKDPGRNLPIGILGSLAIVTVLYVVVSAIMVGIVPFKQFEGVDSPVSLALKVAGQNWVAGFVDLGAIVGMTTVILVMTFGLVRLLFAMSRDGLLPKVFSDVNEKSHTPVKATWILGTASGLIAGFVPLGTLAELINIGTLAAFALISVAVIILRRTRPDLKRAFKVPFVPVLPILSVLACIMLMLNLQTFTWIAFFIWTAIGLLVYFGYGRSRSKLN, encoded by the coding sequence ATGAGTTTGCTTCGTAAAAAAGATGTCAGCGTAATGATGGAAAACAAAAGTCATTCTAAGCTTGCGCGTCATCTATCTGGTTTCGATTTAATCTTACTCGGAATCGGTGCCATCATTGGTACAGGTATTTTCGTATTAACAGGAACAGGCGCCTTATACGCAGGTCCAGCATTACCGGTCTCATTTATTATTTCAGCCATCGTTTGTGCGTTAGCCGCTCTCTGTTATGCCGAATTTTCCTCAATGATTCCTGTCTCGGGTAGTGTATATACGTACACCTACGCTACGATTGGCGAACTCGTTGCCTGGATCATCGGGTGGTGTTTGATTTTAGAATACGGTCTCGCTTCGAGTGCTGTCGCGACAGGGTGGTCAGGTTACTTCCAGTCGCTGTTATCCGGATTCGGCATTGAACTTCCGACAGCACTCCGTGCCGCACCGGGGGCCGTACCAGGCAGTGACACGTTCTTTAACTTACCGGCATTCTTGATTTTGATGGTCATTACGTTCTTGTTGTCACTTGGAATCAAGGAAACAAAACGCGTGAACAATGTGATGGTACTTGTTAAAGTCGCCGTCGTCATCTTGTTCATCGTCGTCGGGATTTGGTACGTTGAACCAAGCAACTATACACCATTTGCGCCATTCGGAATCAGCGGCGTCCTGCAAGCGTCGGCGATTGCCTTTTTTGCTTACCTTGGCTTCGATGCCGTCACGTCGGCAGCAGAAGAAGTAAAGGATCCCGGTCGGAATTTACCGATTGGCATTTTAGGATCACTCGCAATCGTTACCGTCTTGTACGTCGTCGTCTCTGCAATCATGGTCGGAATCGTCCCGTTCAAACAATTTGAAGGTGTCGATAGTCCGGTTTCGCTTGCGTTGAAAGTCGCAGGTCAAAACTGGGTTGCCGGCTTTGTTGATTTAGGAGCCATCGTCGGGATGACGACGGTCATTCTCGTCATGACGTTTGGTCTCGTCCGTCTGTTGTTCGCGATGAGCCGTGACGGGTTATTGCCGAAAGTCTTCTCGGACGTCAATGAAAAATCGCATACACCGGTCAAGGCGACTTGGATTCTCGGTACCGCTTCTGGTTTGATTGCTGGATTCGTCCCACTCGGTACGTTGGCGGAATTGATTAACATCGGGACACTCGCTGCGTTCGCTTTAATCTCCGTCGCCGTCATCATCTTGCGTCGGACGCGTCCTGACTTAAAACGGGCATTCAAAGTCCCGTTCGTCCCGGTTCTTCCGATTTTATCAGTCCTCGCATGTATCATGTTGATGTTGAATCTTCAAACCTTTACATGGATTGCGTTCTTCATCTGGACGGCGATTGGTTTGCTTGTCTACTTCGGTTACGGAAGAAGCCGTTCGAAATTAAATTAA
- a CDS encoding GNAT family N-acetyltransferase, whose amino-acid sequence MIHIKRNPDLESAYKAMQEGFSDYIIPLGLSLEVFQERILTRDANQLEHSFVAFHGERPVGLWLNGLKKIKKEQVMRCGGLGIDPQYRRLGIAKALYEAQLSYAKELEVDRLMLEVIQGNTPAIDLYHHLGYRQDHELGYFQRDEPNQVNPLVEIDEVAFERRYAQQGEYIWQQDPGVMKYRKATYYELDGAFIAASNDSIFAILTEESEVARIATEATRRLSGTTYQLQSTNPLVWEALREEGWAQRDLKQFVMSKAIR is encoded by the coding sequence ATGATTCATATTAAAAGAAATCCTGATTTAGAATCTGCCTACAAAGCGATGCAAGAAGGGTTCAGCGATTACATAATTCCGCTCGGTTTGTCACTTGAAGTTTTTCAGGAACGGATTTTGACGCGGGATGCTAACCAGTTGGAGCACTCGTTTGTCGCTTTTCATGGAGAACGACCTGTCGGGTTATGGCTGAACGGTCTCAAGAAAATCAAGAAGGAACAAGTCATGCGGTGTGGTGGTCTTGGTATAGATCCGCAGTATCGCCGTCTCGGCATCGCAAAAGCATTATACGAGGCTCAACTAAGTTATGCGAAAGAGCTGGAAGTCGATCGATTGATGCTTGAAGTCATCCAAGGTAATACACCTGCAATTGATTTGTATCACCATCTCGGCTACCGCCAAGACCATGAACTCGGTTATTTTCAGCGCGATGAACCGAACCAGGTGAATCCACTCGTTGAGATTGATGAAGTGGCATTTGAACGGAGATACGCCCAACAAGGCGAATACATCTGGCAACAAGATCCGGGCGTGATGAAATATAGGAAGGCCACCTATTATGAACTCGACGGAGCATTCATCGCTGCTTCAAACGACTCGATTTTTGCCATCTTGACAGAAGAATCGGAGGTCGCACGCATCGCAACGGAAGCGACCCGACGTTTGAGTGGAACGACGTATCAATTGCAGTCGACGAATCCACTCGTCTGGGAAGCATTGCGTGAAGAAGGATGGGCACAGCGTGATTTAAAACAATTCGTCATGAGTAAAGCGATTCGTTAA
- a CDS encoding NUDIX hydrolase, producing the protein MNYVKSIRDLVGPTPLILVGAVVLVIKEGQILLEQRNEDQARFGLPGGLMEWEESTEETARRELFEETGLVAETLALLGVYSGKNYVTTLANGDVFQSVTLAYIASDTSGTLRVSDESVALTYVSLTDLPDNIVGSHLVMIQDYIARISS; encoded by the coding sequence ATGAATTACGTCAAATCCATCCGTGATTTAGTCGGACCCACTCCGCTGATTTTAGTCGGTGCCGTCGTTCTCGTCATTAAGGAAGGTCAGATTTTACTCGAACAACGAAATGAAGATCAAGCACGTTTCGGTCTTCCGGGTGGTCTCATGGAATGGGAAGAATCGACGGAAGAGACGGCCCGACGTGAGTTATTCGAAGAAACCGGACTCGTTGCGGAGACGCTTGCGTTGCTTGGTGTCTACTCCGGTAAAAATTATGTCACGACACTCGCGAATGGGGATGTCTTTCAAAGCGTCACCCTTGCGTACATTGCGTCCGATACTTCCGGCACACTCCGTGTCAGTGATGAAAGTGTTGCATTGACGTATGTGTCGCTGACGGACTTGCCGGATAATATCGTCGGGTCGCATCTTGTGATGATTCAAGATTATATAGCACGTATTTCTTCATAA
- a CDS encoding nitric oxide synthase oxygenase, whose product MQHLLDEAERFLTTYIEETPHTQNRLNDVRDEILRTGSYTQTTDEVTFGAKLAWRNSNRCIGRLFWDQLHVIDARAATTIEAIRDALFHHIRHATNEGRIRSTITIFHPQRVRVLNHQLIRYAGYETVDGVLGDPASLAFTKQCQALGWTGQGTAFDILPLLIELDGQVTVHEIPQELILEVTIIHPEYDLFAGREIKWYAVPMISDMRLEIGGISYPCAPFNGWYMGTEIGARNLADADRYNLLPLVAKQLGLNTSRERALWKDRALVELNVAVLESFERSGVTIVDHHTAAKQFARFEKNEATCGRDVTGEWSWLVPPMSGAATHVFHKDYDNALQRPNFFPKQTQATGCPFHQEVPR is encoded by the coding sequence GTGCAACATTTACTAGACGAAGCAGAACGCTTCTTGACGACTTATATAGAAGAGACACCACATACACAAAATCGTTTGAACGACGTGCGCGATGAAATTTTACGAACGGGAAGCTATACACAAACAACGGATGAAGTGACGTTCGGAGCGAAACTTGCTTGGCGTAACAGCAACCGGTGCATCGGACGGCTCTTTTGGGATCAACTGCACGTCATCGATGCCCGTGCGGCGACAACAATCGAAGCGATTCGAGACGCGTTGTTCCACCACATTCGCCACGCCACCAATGAGGGACGGATCCGCTCGACAATCACGATTTTCCATCCGCAACGTGTCCGCGTCCTCAATCATCAATTGATTCGTTACGCTGGATACGAAACGGTCGACGGCGTTCTTGGTGACCCGGCATCGCTTGCCTTCACGAAGCAGTGCCAGGCACTTGGTTGGACAGGACAAGGAACGGCCTTTGATATTTTGCCGCTCCTGATTGAACTTGATGGTCAAGTGACAGTCCATGAGATTCCGCAAGAACTGATTCTTGAAGTTACGATCATCCATCCCGAATACGACTTATTCGCCGGACGCGAAATCAAGTGGTACGCGGTCCCGATGATTTCCGACATGCGCCTTGAAATCGGCGGCATTTCGTACCCATGTGCTCCGTTCAATGGCTGGTATATGGGAACTGAAATCGGAGCCCGAAATCTTGCTGACGCGGACCGTTATAATCTCTTACCGCTTGTCGCAAAACAACTTGGTCTGAACACGTCCCGCGAACGCGCCTTATGGAAAGACCGGGCCCTCGTCGAACTCAATGTCGCCGTCCTCGAATCCTTCGAGCGGTCCGGAGTGACGATCGTCGATCATCATACGGCGGCTAAACAATTCGCCCGGTTCGAAAAAAATGAAGCCACTTGCGGTCGCGACGTCACTGGGGAATGGTCGTGGCTCGTTCCGCCGATGAGCGGAGCAGCGACACACGTCTTCCATAAAGATTATGACAATGCGTTACAGCGACCGAACTTTTTCCCGAAACAGACGCAAGCTACGGGATGCCCGTTCCATCAGGAGGTGCCGCGATGA
- a CDS encoding YihY/virulence factor BrkB family protein, whose amino-acid sequence MSLVKPVFIRFFGEAFFDKSAQLAYYLMLSLFPFLLFVVGLVSFLPFTSGEVLDLIRPFAPAETYDLIRRNVVGIFDEGGLKLASISFIAAFWLASMSVQSLVRSLNDALEVTRKVPFWRGLLQDFGFTIGMMFILPFSLLVPVAEKLARRFISHFALIADIAADYSSIWFVFRWGLGSLFLFVFFVLLYRVLPSVRLTIRQVLPGALFTTIAWQVVSEAFSYYAEFGSYNRLYGQLAGIIVLMTWFYLSSVVLMLGGLMNAERMRQKKEAKIMKPEKIKKETVR is encoded by the coding sequence ATGTCTTTAGTCAAACCGGTTTTTATTCGCTTTTTTGGCGAAGCTTTTTTTGATAAGTCGGCACAGCTCGCCTATTATTTGATGTTGTCCTTATTTCCATTCTTATTATTCGTTGTCGGATTAGTATCTTTTTTACCGTTCACTTCCGGTGAAGTCCTTGATTTGATTCGTCCTTTCGCACCAGCGGAAACCTATGATTTAATTCGCCGAAATGTCGTAGGGATTTTTGACGAAGGGGGATTAAAACTTGCTTCGATTAGCTTCATCGCAGCCTTTTGGCTCGCCTCGATGTCGGTCCAGTCGCTTGTCCGTTCCCTCAATGACGCCCTTGAGGTAACAAGGAAAGTGCCGTTTTGGCGGGGCTTATTACAAGATTTCGGATTTACGATTGGTATGATGTTCATCTTGCCGTTTTCGCTACTTGTTCCGGTCGCCGAGAAATTGGCCCGGCGTTTCATCAGTCATTTTGCACTCATCGCAGATATTGCAGCGGACTATTCGTCCATCTGGTTTGTATTCCGCTGGGGGCTCGGTTCCTTGTTTCTATTCGTGTTCTTTGTGTTATTGTATCGCGTTTTACCAAGTGTTCGATTAACGATTCGTCAAGTACTCCCGGGGGCATTGTTTACGACGATTGCCTGGCAGGTCGTATCGGAAGCCTTCTCGTACTATGCGGAGTTTGGGAGTTACAATCGTCTCTACGGTCAGCTCGCAGGAATCATCGTCTTGATGACCTGGTTTTATTTATCCTCCGTCGTTTTGATGCTCGGTGGATTGATGAACGCAGAACGAATGCGGCAGAAAAAAGAGGCGAAGATCATGAAGCCTGAAAAAATCAAAAAAGAAACTGTCCGCTGA
- a CDS encoding sulfite exporter TauE/SafE family protein: MEFVLFIILGAVIGILSGFFGIGGGIILTPLLLILGYPPSTAIVLSLLLTLGSTVTGTVSHMRLKNFHARDALAVGLSGIVGSAVITPVVFWLEQRTGADAMISVLYIVLLTWFAIQFLKPSKRKPVEGHVTQANLYKLMVIGFAAGILSSLMGVSGGFLLTPLLMGWVRFPLKQAIGTSIASATLIVLGGVTSYLASGTEAPLYLGIALIVGAFIGSPIGASLLHLFEDHFVRKSLGVFYAVVAVSVILKVLGQETGSLILLGVFTIGLLLLFFYQKVRSRHS, encoded by the coding sequence ATGGAGTTTGTACTATTTATCATACTTGGAGCAGTAATTGGTATTCTATCCGGCTTTTTCGGAATCGGCGGAGGAATTATTTTAACTCCTCTTTTATTAATCCTCGGTTATCCACCCAGTACCGCGATCGTCCTCAGTCTGTTATTGACACTCGGTTCGACCGTGACCGGGACGGTATCGCATATGCGTCTGAAAAATTTCCATGCCCGTGATGCGTTAGCCGTCGGATTATCGGGGATCGTCGGTTCTGCAGTCATCACGCCGGTCGTCTTTTGGCTCGAACAACGGACCGGTGCCGATGCCATGATTTCCGTCCTCTACATCGTCTTGTTGACGTGGTTTGCGATTCAATTCTTAAAACCATCGAAACGAAAACCAGTCGAAGGACACGTCACACAAGCGAATCTCTATAAATTGATGGTGATCGGATTTGCTGCCGGAATTCTGTCATCCCTCATGGGGGTCAGTGGTGGCTTCTTGCTTACCCCACTCTTGATGGGTTGGGTCCGTTTCCCACTCAAACAAGCCATCGGCACGAGCATCGCCTCGGCGACACTGATCGTCCTCGGCGGTGTCACCAGTTATCTTGCTTCCGGTACCGAGGCTCCGCTTTATCTCGGCATTGCTTTAATCGTCGGTGCGTTTATCGGCTCTCCGATCGGTGCTTCCTTGCTTCATCTATTTGAAGACCATTTCGTCCGGAAGAGTCTTGGCGTCTTTTACGCCGTCGTCGCCGTCAGTGTCATTTTAAAAGTCTTAGGGCAGGAAACAGGATCGCTCATCTTGCTCGGTGTCTTTACGATTGGATTATTGCTTCTATTTTTCTATCAAAAAGTAAGAAGTAGACATTCCTAG
- a CDS encoding LysR family transcriptional regulator, translating to MKLHELKTFVTLVDTKHFTRTAELLFISQPTVSVHLKRLEEDLGQLLLLRNVFNASLEVSDAGWVVYHHAKEMLFQAEQMQLELDELKGFIRGTLRLAATHTIYETILEEMIHDFLIAYPDVSIDARIMNHDQVEQALLHHEIDIGLVEGDPLVQNINCIPFAKDQLHVIGRTELDMLEATWIFREEGSAARVALMRWLEEKKIQPQKTITVHSNHLIRQLIMNGTGISTLSERFIQPLKKSNDYRIYAEDIEQRTFQFAIPKAHPSRLALKWIEETIKKS from the coding sequence ATGAAACTGCATGAATTAAAAACATTCGTAACACTTGTAGATACAAAACATTTTACGCGAACGGCTGAACTCTTGTTTATTTCACAACCGACAGTTAGTGTTCACTTAAAACGATTAGAGGAAGATTTAGGACAACTATTATTACTTCGTAACGTGTTTAATGCATCGCTTGAAGTGTCTGATGCAGGCTGGGTTGTGTATCACCATGCAAAAGAAATGTTGTTTCAAGCAGAACAAATGCAATTAGAACTAGATGAACTGAAAGGTTTCATTCGGGGGACACTACGACTTGCAGCAACGCATACCATTTATGAAACGATATTAGAAGAGATGATCCATGACTTCTTAATTGCATACCCAGATGTCTCAATTGACGCACGGATTATGAACCATGATCAAGTTGAACAAGCGTTATTACATCATGAAATTGATATCGGACTTGTCGAAGGTGATCCGTTAGTTCAAAACATCAATTGTATTCCTTTTGCGAAGGATCAGTTACATGTCATCGGGCGGACAGAGTTGGACATGTTAGAAGCTACTTGGATTTTTAGAGAGGAAGGTTCAGCTGCACGTGTTGCCTTGATGCGGTGGTTGGAAGAAAAAAAGATTCAGCCTCAAAAAACTATAACGGTTCACTCTAATCATTTAATCCGTCAACTGATTATGAATGGAACTGGTATTTCGACATTATCAGAACGATTTATTCAACCCTTAAAAAAATCGAATGACTACCGAATTTATGCAGAAGACATTGAACAAAGAACATTTCAATTTGCGATTCCAAAAGCACATCCATCCCGTCTCGCGCTCAAGTGGATTGAAGAAACGATAAAGAAATCTTGA